The Lucilia cuprina isolate Lc7/37 chromosome 5, ASM2204524v1, whole genome shotgun sequence genome includes a window with the following:
- the LOC111676676 gene encoding transmembrane 9 superfamily member 3: MMVIFLVGLVSMILMRTLRKDYARYSKDEEMDDMERDLGDEYGWKQVHGDVFRSPPHTLLFSALIGAGYQLISVVFCVIIFAIVGELYTERGSMLSTAIFVYAATSPINGYFGGSLYARLGGRMWIRQMLVSAFMVPVFVCGTAFFINFIAIGYHASRAIPFGTMVAVTCICFFVILPLTLVGTVVGRNLDGQPDYPCRVNAVPRPIPEKKWFMEPAIIILLGGILPFGSIFIEMYFIFTSFWAYKIYYVYGFMLLVFTILTIVTVCVTIVCTYFLLNAEDYRWQWTSFMSAASTSIYVYAYSFYYFFFKTKMYGLFQTAFYFGYMALFSGALGIICGTVGYIGTSVFVRKIYSNVKID, from the exons ATGATGGTTATATTCTTAGTGGGTCTTGTATCCATGATTCTAATGCGTACATTACGCAAAGATTATGCACGTTACAGTAAAGATGAAGAAATGGATGATATG GAACGCGATTTGGGTGATGAATACGGTTGGAAACAAGTACATGGTGATGTGTTTCGCTCACCGCCACATACATTATTATTTTCGGCTTTAATTGGTGCTGGTTATCAATTGATATCGGTAGTATTTTGTGTTATTATCTTTGCCATTGTAGGAGAACTATATACAGA ACGTGGTTCCATGCTGTCTACGGCTATATTTGTTTATGCTGCTACTTCACCCATTAATGGCTATTTTGGTGGCTCTCTCTATGCCCGTTTGGGAGGACGCATGTGGATTAGACAAATGCTGGTATCAGCCTTTATGGTACCGGTATTTGTTTGTGGCACTGCTTTTTTCATTAACTTCATTGCCATTGGTTATCATGCCTCTAGAGCCATACCTTTTGGCACCATGGTAGCAGTCACTTGTATATGTTTCTTTGTTATATTACCTTTAACATTGGTGGGTACTGTGGTGGGACGTAACTTAGATGGTCAACCTGATTATCCTTGCCGTGTTAATGCTGTACCACGACCCATACCCGAAAAGAAATGGTTTATGGAACCAGCTATTATCATATTATTAGGTGGTATTTTACCTTTTGGCTCCATATTCATAGAAAT GTATTTCATCTTTACCTCTTTCTGGGCCTATAAAATCTATTATGTCTATGGTTTTATGTTATTGGTCTTTACCATTTTAACCATAGTCACAGTTTGTGTTACCATAGTTTGCacttatttcttattaaatgcCGAAGATTATAGATGGCAATGGACTAGTTTTATGTCAGCTGCCTCTACCTCCATCTATGTGTATGcttattcattttattatttcttctttaaaacgaa AATGTATGGTCTATTCCAGACTGCTTTTTATTTCGGTTATATGGCCTTATTTAGTGGTGCTTTAGGTATTATATGTGGTACTGTTGGTTATATAGGCACAAGTGTTTTTGTACGCAAAATCTATTCCAATGTTAAAATAGACTAG
- the LOC124420093 gene encoding transmembrane 9 superfamily member 3-like, with amino-acid sequence MGLAAKIYVVSLLLMAGSSHYKVLADEHNHKYNDGEEVVLWMNTVGPYHNRQETYAYFSLPFCSGSKSSISHYHETLSEALQGVELEFSGYEIEFNRDVASNVICMVDLTEDKVKAFTYAVMNEYWYQMYIDGLPIWGKVGEKDEKDGKYYIYTHKKFDIGRNGQQIVDISLTTEKKELLVAGSKIKFSYEVNWKPSVVEFKDRFDKYLDPNFFQHRVSLIDLSIENIL; translated from the exons ATGGGGTTGGCGGCTAAAATTTATGTAGTATCTCTACTTTTAATGGCCGGTAGTAGTCATTATAAGGTTCTGGCCGATGAACACAATCACAAA TACAATGATGGTGAAGAGGTGGTTTTATGGATGAATACCGTGGGTCCTTATCACAATCGTCAAGAGACTTATGCCTATTTTAGTCTGCCATTTTGCAGTGGTTCAAAATCGAGTATATCACATTATCATGAAACTTTAAGTGAAGCTTTACAGGGGGTTGAGTTGGAATTCAGTGGTTATGAAATTGAATTCAATC gTGATGTTGCTTCCAATGTTATTTGTATGGTTGATTTGACGGAGGATAAAGTTAAGGCCTTTACCTATGCTGTCATGAATGAgtattggtatcaaatgtatatcgATGGTTTGCCCATTTGGGGTAAGGTGGGTGAGAAGGATGAAAAAGATggcaaatattatatatatacacataagAAATTCGATATTGGTCGCAATGGCCAACAAATTGTGGACATTAGTTTGACTACGGAGAAGAAGGAGTTGTTGGTGGCAGGttcgaaaattaaattttcctatGAAGTCAATTGGAAACCGAGTGTGGTGGAGTTTAAGGATcgttttgataaatatttggaTCCCAATTTCTTTCAACACAGAGTAAGTTtgatagacttgtctatagaaaatattctatag
- the LOC111676685 gene encoding RING finger protein vilya, with amino-acid sequence MALAQPQQQKSTIKSSDSLIVPRTPYTHWIHCNRCYEQYINKKRHFYLLACDHVCCFECVENISETLINGPQIFKCPLCSRQTRACKLGNEMPPHLKELFHPDPSLDGLNTYRIIAFQEKHQKRFMDYLDRQYNTMQDRKKEVIRIKELARKHYQQMGELKTERKHLEKRVIAIKQQRKEMEENRKNKRCNSSETSSHSSGAKMPKTPPSKNVTSEGITSFSHHSSSSHSFML; translated from the exons ATGGCTTTAGCACAGCCCCAACAGCAAAAGTCTACCATAAAGTCTAGTGATTCTTTAATAGTACCCCGTACTCCATACACCCATTGGATCCATTGTAACCGTTGCTATGAGCAATACATAAATAAGAAGCGCCACTTTTATTTGCTCGCTTGTGATCATGTGTGTTGTTTCGAATGTGTGGAAAATATCAGCGAAACCTTAATTAATGGTCcccaaatatttaaatgtccATTGTGCAGTAGACAGACTAGGGCCTGTAAATTGGGCAATGAAATGCCGCCACACTTGAAGGAGTTATTTCATCCTGATCCCTCTCTCGATGGTTTGAATACATATCGTATAATAGCTTTTCAGGAGAAACATCAAAAGCGTTTTATGGATTATCTCGACAGACAA TATAATACCATGCAAGATCGTAAAAAGGAAGTCATAAGAATTAAAGAATTGGCCAGGAAACATTATCAACAAATGGGAGAATTGAAAACAGAACGCAAACATTTGGAGAAACGGGTAATTGCTATAAAGCAACAACGCAAGGAAATGGAAGAAAATAG gaaaaataaaagATGCAATTCTTCCGAGACCTCCAGTCATTCTTCAGGAGCTAAAATGCCAAAAACCCCACCATCTAAAAATGTCACCAGTGAAGGGATAACATCATTTTCTCATCACAGCAGTAGTAGTCATTCGTTTATGTtgtga